The following are encoded in a window of Gasterosteus aculeatus chromosome 5, fGasAcu3.hap1.1, whole genome shotgun sequence genomic DNA:
- the nubp2 gene encoding cytosolic Fe-S cluster assembly factor nubp2 — MEQSNDGNLSQVRHVVLVLSGKGGVGKSTITTELALALRHAGKKVGILDVDLCGPSIPHMLGVGRPDVHQCDSGWVPVYADAQKGLALMSIGFLLEDPDEAVVWRGPKKTAMIAQFVSDVAWGELDVLLVDTPPGTSDEHLAVLENLKKHRVDGAVLVTTPQAVSTGDVRREITFCKKTGVRILGIIENMSGFVCPHCSECSNIFSKGGGEELAKLTGSTFLGAVPLDPLLSGAMEEGADFIRSFPDSASFNAISTISRALLCDLEGA; from the exons ATGGAACAAAGTAATG ACGGGAACTTGTCGCAGGTTCGGCACGTCGTGTTGGTGCTGTCGGGGAAGGGAGGCGTGGGCAAGAGCACCATCACCACCGAGTTGGCCCTGGCCCTCAGGCACGCTGGCAAAAAG GTCGGCATCCTGGACGTGGACCTGTGTGGGCCCAGTATCCCCCACATGCTCGGCGTGGGCCGGCCTGACGTGCACCAGTGTGACTCTGGGTGGGTGCCGGTCTACGCCGACGCCCAGAAGGGCCTCGCGCTGATGTCCATCGGCTTCCTGCTGGAGGACCCGGATGAAGCAGTGGTGTGGAGGGGGCCCAAAAAAACAG CGATGATAGCGCAGTTCGTGTCGGACGTAGCGTGGGGAGAGCTGGACGTGCTGCTGGTGGACACGCCACCAGGGACATCGGACGAACATTTGGCGGTGCTGGAGAACCTTAAAAAACACAGGGTGGACGGAGCGGTCCTGGTCACCACACCTCAG GCGGTATCCACGGGCGATGTGAGGCGGGAGATCACCTTTTGTAAAAAGACGGGGGTCCGGATCCTGGGCATCATCGAGAACATGAGTGGATTTGTTTGTCCACACTGTTCA GAATGCAGCAATATCTTCTCAAAAGGTGGAGGTGAAGAATTAGCCAAGTTGACTGGATCAACGTTCCTCG GTGCCGTGCCCCTGGACCCTCTGCTCAGCGGCGCCATGGAGGAGGGCGCAGACTTCATCCGCTCGTTTCCCGACAGCGCCTCGTTTAACGCCATCAGCACCATCTCGCGGGCGCTGCTGTGCGACCTGGAAGGCGCGTGA
- the atp6v0cb gene encoding ATPase H+ transporting V0 subunit cb: MSAESPEYSPFFAVMGASAAMVFSALGAAYGTAKSGTGIAAMSVMRPELIMKSIIPVVMAGIIAIYGLVVAVLIANNISEKVTLYKSFLHLGAGLSVGLSGLAAGFAIGIVGDAGVRGTAQQPRLFVGMILILIFAEVLGLYGLIVALILSTK; this comes from the exons ATGTCGGCCGAAAGTCCCGAATACTCTCCGTTCTTCGCAGTGATGGGCGCCTCTGCGGCCATGGTCTTCAGCG CCTTGGGTGCCGCCTACGGCACGGCCAAGAGCGGCACGGGGATCGCCGccatgtctgtgatgaggccggAGCTCATCATGAAGTCCATCATCCCAGTGGTCATGGCGGGTATTATAGCCATCTACGGCCTGGTGGTAGCGGTGCTTATTGCCAACAACATCTCAGAGAAGGTCACCCTCTACAA GAGCTTCCTGCATCTGGGCGCCGGGCTCAGCGTGGGCCTCAGCGGCTTGGCGGCAGGTTTTGCCATCGGCATCGTGGGCGACGCCGGCGTGAGGGGCACGGCTCAGCAGCCCAGGCTCTTTGTGGGCATGATCCTCATCTTGATTTTCGCCGAGGTCTTGGGTCTCTACGGGCTCATTGTCGCCCTCATTCTGTCCACGAAATAA